A single window of Granulicella mallensis MP5ACTX8 DNA harbors:
- a CDS encoding response regulator, translated as MEGPKRIRVMSVEDHPIFREGLNSMITSEPDLHLVAEAISGSEAVAAFRTHRPDITLMDFRMPGLDGIAALKAIRREFQSARIIMLTTSEGDVEIRKALRAGASAYMLKSMPKAEILAAIRSVHDGGRCVPPEVAAKIAMHLGGEHLTVRELEVLALIRDGHANKQVADILGIAETTVNFHISNLVKKLKANDRTHAMAIAVRRGFLEI; from the coding sequence GTGGAGGGCCCAAAGAGAATTCGAGTAATGAGCGTTGAGGACCACCCCATTTTCAGAGAGGGCCTAAACTCGATGATCACCTCAGAGCCAGATCTACACCTTGTGGCGGAGGCTATCTCCGGAAGTGAAGCGGTAGCCGCATTCAGAACCCATCGGCCTGATATCACGCTTATGGACTTTCGGATGCCTGGTCTGGATGGCATTGCGGCGCTGAAGGCCATTCGCAGAGAGTTCCAAAGCGCGCGCATCATCATGCTGACCACATCGGAAGGTGACGTCGAGATACGAAAGGCACTGCGTGCCGGCGCATCGGCTTACATGCTCAAGAGTATGCCGAAGGCGGAGATCCTCGCTGCCATCCGGTCAGTACATGATGGTGGACGCTGCGTCCCGCCAGAGGTAGCGGCAAAAATAGCAATGCACCTGGGCGGCGAGCATCTCACAGTTCGCGAGCTCGAAGTCCTGGCCTTGATTCGAGACGGGCACGCGAACAAGCAAGTCGCAGATATTTTGGGCATTGCGGAGACAACCGTAAATTTTCATATTAGCAATCTCGTGAAGAAGCTCAAGGCGAATGACCGCACCCATGCAATGGCAATCGCGGTAAGGCGGGGTTTTCTGGAGATATGA
- a CDS encoding SGNH/GDSL hydrolase family protein, with the protein MKYQKTVTKSTPPHRAMLSIAAILIATVLSSTSLHAACQFDSTARTPPGGAKLQVVAFGDSLLDTGTYQQFAKAKFDGGEFTTNPSKVYVQDIACTYGDVLLPAFQGGFGEPLKPSGGLDYAEGGSRVALQPGINHAAAGTPNADFSEETTIPVTEQLNRYLSEHQRFHPNQLVIINGGANDIFFNLAVAEQVGTPAALQAAEQAIAQSALDLADVVEVVIAKGATHVVLMSLPDIGTTPQGVSSADHGQSLTQISQLFNSTLLGQLKSKNQLDKIVVLDSFGIIDNVVANFQEFGFKVSNTGMACNLEAQIGKATALSLQNPTFFGESLFCSPATFTTPDAAESFMFADTVHPSAHLSAIFAKAAELQIESSGLVR; encoded by the coding sequence ATGAAATACCAGAAGACCGTCACAAAATCCACCCCACCCCATAGAGCGATGCTTTCCATCGCGGCAATCCTGATCGCGACTGTCCTCAGTTCCACATCGCTACACGCCGCTTGCCAGTTCGACTCGACCGCACGAACCCCACCGGGTGGCGCTAAGCTGCAGGTAGTCGCATTCGGGGACAGCCTGCTGGATACCGGCACATATCAGCAATTCGCCAAAGCCAAATTCGACGGCGGAGAGTTCACCACCAACCCCTCCAAAGTCTATGTACAAGACATTGCTTGCACCTATGGGGACGTGCTCCTGCCTGCATTTCAGGGAGGATTCGGAGAACCACTCAAGCCATCTGGCGGCCTCGACTACGCCGAAGGCGGATCTCGGGTCGCATTGCAGCCTGGCATCAATCATGCGGCCGCCGGAACTCCGAATGCCGACTTCTCTGAGGAGACCACCATCCCAGTCACGGAGCAGCTCAACCGGTATCTCTCCGAACACCAGCGGTTCCATCCCAATCAGCTCGTCATCATCAACGGAGGAGCTAACGATATCTTCTTCAATTTGGCGGTCGCCGAACAGGTAGGCACCCCTGCCGCACTCCAGGCAGCCGAGCAGGCAATCGCTCAGTCGGCATTAGATCTGGCCGACGTAGTCGAGGTTGTCATCGCAAAAGGCGCGACACACGTAGTCCTGATGAGTCTCCCCGACATTGGCACCACTCCGCAGGGCGTCTCCAGTGCGGACCACGGCCAGTCGCTCACCCAGATCTCCCAGCTCTTCAACTCGACCCTGCTGGGTCAACTGAAGAGCAAGAATCAACTCGACAAAATTGTCGTGCTCGACAGCTTCGGCATCATCGACAACGTGGTCGCAAACTTCCAGGAGTTCGGATTCAAGGTGTCGAACACCGGCATGGCTTGCAACCTGGAAGCCCAGATCGGGAAAGCTACTGCCTTGAGCCTGCAGAACCCCACGTTCTTCGGCGAGTCATTGTTCTGTTCCCCCGCGACATTCACAACGCCAGACGCAGCTGAATCGTTCATGTTCGCCGATACGGTTCACCCCTCAGCCCATTTGAGCGCGATCTTCGCTAAGGCCGCGGAGCTACAAATCGAATCCAGCGGACTTGTCCGCTAG
- a CDS encoding DUF1634 domain-containing protein: protein MKIVEPIDAYESIKRSMTAVLRWTTAGAGMVIFVGGVLLLLRHRAAPAAFHSFIGEPDALRFVPQIAMGAFHGHALAIVQLGILLLIATPMLRVVCVGIGYAIERDWLYVAVAGIVLAVLGFSLLSHKH from the coding sequence ATGAAGATCGTGGAACCGATAGATGCGTACGAATCGATTAAACGGAGCATGACCGCCGTCCTCCGATGGACCACGGCGGGGGCCGGTATGGTGATCTTCGTTGGCGGTGTTCTGTTGTTGCTCCGCCATAGGGCAGCTCCCGCAGCCTTTCACTCATTTATCGGCGAACCGGATGCCTTGCGGTTCGTTCCGCAAATTGCGATGGGCGCATTCCATGGGCACGCATTGGCAATAGTGCAGCTCGGAATCCTCCTGCTGATCGCAACCCCTATGCTTCGTGTCGTCTGCGTTGGGATCGGGTATGCGATCGAACGGGATTGGCTGTATGTAGCCGTAGCTGGGATCGTCCTGGCCGTTCTGGGCTTCAGCCTACTCAGCCATAAACACTAG
- a CDS encoding sigma factor-like helix-turn-helix DNA-binding protein produces MQTKYNTTSDSETHCIECVDAMYRYALFLTCNPEDAEGLVQETYARALQLIGNPWGGGNAKKGLFAILRDIWLHDVGRSHPKSDESPVRRRGPHSAVGYPGGLHHASASGIEDEQVRIAVRSLPVPYCEVILLREFEDLSYHSIATVLGCPVGTVVARLSQARTALRELLAA; encoded by the coding sequence ATGCAAACGAAATACAACACAACCAGTGACTCGGAAACACATTGCATCGAATGCGTTGATGCAATGTACAGATACGCGCTGTTCCTAACCTGTAATCCTGAAGATGCCGAAGGCTTGGTGCAAGAGACCTATGCCCGTGCCTTGCAGCTGATCGGCAATCCATGGGGAGGCGGCAACGCCAAGAAAGGGCTCTTCGCAATCTTGCGCGATATCTGGCTTCATGACGTTGGGCGAAGCCATCCGAAGAGTGATGAATCTCCCGTCAGGAGAAGAGGGCCGCACTCTGCTGTTGGATATCCTGGAGGCTTGCACCATGCGTCTGCGAGCGGGATCGAGGATGAGCAGGTGCGAATCGCGGTCCGGAGCCTGCCCGTTCCGTACTGTGAGGTCATCTTGCTTCGGGAATTCGAAGATCTCTCCTATCACTCCATTGCTACAGTTCTGGGCTGTCCCGTGGGAACCGTTGTGGCGCGCTTGTCACAAGCGCGAACAGCCCTGCGTGAGTTGCTGGCGGCATGA
- a CDS encoding alpha/beta fold hydrolase, protein MKSFKVWSLKLTLLFAAICATYSRPAFAQTVPTTVILVHGAFADGSSWNRVIPLLQAQGLKVVAVQLPLSSLAADVAATKRAITAQTGPIILVGHSWAGVVITEAGVDDRVKALVYVSAFAPSEGQSAGEMGKPYPTPPGLLHPIADSSGYLTLSPGDIAKHFAPDVPAAESNLLAVTQGPIRAANFDEPVSAAAWKTKPSWLIAGEQDQMIDPALYKAEAEKIHAKATWLASGHVPMLSHPDAVTAVIVEAAHSIARSSR, encoded by the coding sequence ATGAAATCGTTCAAGGTTTGGTCTCTGAAACTCACGCTGTTATTCGCCGCAATATGCGCCACGTACTCGAGGCCCGCATTCGCGCAAACCGTACCTACCACTGTCATTCTTGTCCACGGTGCATTCGCAGACGGTTCGTCATGGAATAGAGTGATCCCGCTGCTTCAGGCCCAAGGCCTCAAAGTCGTGGCAGTCCAACTTCCCCTATCGTCCCTCGCGGCCGACGTTGCCGCCACCAAGCGTGCGATCACTGCGCAGACTGGTCCGATCATCCTCGTCGGACATTCCTGGGCTGGCGTTGTGATCACCGAAGCCGGCGTGGACGATCGGGTCAAAGCCCTGGTCTATGTCTCGGCATTCGCTCCCAGCGAGGGACAGTCCGCAGGCGAGATGGGCAAGCCATATCCTACCCCGCCGGGCCTCCTGCACCCGATCGCGGACTCCTCCGGGTATCTCACCCTCTCGCCCGGGGACATCGCAAAGCACTTCGCCCCTGACGTTCCGGCCGCTGAGTCGAACCTGCTAGCTGTGACGCAGGGACCCATCAGAGCAGCCAATTTTGACGAGCCTGTCTCCGCCGCAGCATGGAAGACGAAGCCGAGTTGGCTGATCGCAGGCGAACAGGACCAGATGATCGACCCGGCACTCTATAAGGCCGAAGCCGAGAAGATCCACGCGAAGGCGACTTGGCTGGCATCGGGTCATGTGCCGATGCTGTCACATCCGGATGCGGTAACTGCGGTAATCGTCGAAGCGGCGCACAGCATCGCCAGGTCGTCGAGGTAG
- a CDS encoding sulfite exporter TauE/SafE family protein, giving the protein MTQLEFAALAWGGSLAAGFLGSLSGLGGGVVIVPMLVLGLHVDVHYAIGASLISVIGTSAGAQAAHRQEGFSNTRLGLFLEIATTLGAICGAFLSASTPTKWIAILFGGVLLYSASSSMGSRKQDTTGRAPDALAAKLRLVGSYPHEGKLLPYSARRVPLGFGLMFGAGTLSGLLGIGSGAVKVLVLDGAMQIPFKVSTATSNFMIGVTAVASAGVYLRRGYINPAVAMPVTIGVLLGSLLGARVLQTARVRPMRIIFAIVIALLGAEMIFNGLTGKLS; this is encoded by the coding sequence ATGACTCAACTCGAGTTCGCAGCGTTGGCATGGGGCGGATCTCTGGCTGCCGGATTCCTCGGTTCGCTTTCGGGGTTGGGGGGCGGCGTGGTCATTGTGCCCATGCTCGTCCTCGGCCTCCATGTCGATGTGCACTACGCCATTGGAGCGTCTTTGATCTCGGTCATCGGCACTTCCGCCGGCGCACAGGCCGCACATAGACAGGAGGGATTCTCCAACACGCGGCTTGGATTATTTCTCGAGATAGCAACCACCCTCGGCGCAATCTGCGGGGCGTTTCTTTCAGCGAGCACGCCGACCAAGTGGATCGCCATACTGTTTGGCGGGGTGCTCCTCTACTCGGCTTCCTCCTCGATGGGGTCCAGGAAGCAGGACACCACAGGTCGCGCGCCGGATGCACTTGCCGCGAAGCTCCGGCTAGTCGGAAGTTATCCGCACGAAGGAAAGCTGTTGCCTTACTCCGCCCGGAGGGTGCCATTGGGCTTCGGGCTGATGTTCGGGGCAGGGACACTCTCGGGACTGCTTGGGATTGGTTCGGGCGCGGTCAAGGTCCTAGTGCTGGATGGGGCAATGCAAATACCGTTCAAGGTTTCGACGGCGACCAGCAATTTCATGATCGGCGTGACCGCAGTCGCAAGCGCTGGCGTATACCTGCGCCGGGGCTACATCAATCCCGCCGTTGCCATGCCCGTGACGATCGGTGTGCTTCTTGGATCATTGCTCGGGGCGCGCGTTTTGCAGACAGCAAGGGTAAGGCCCATGCGCATCATCTTTGCGATTGTGATTGCTCTGCTTGGAGCGGAGATGATCTTCAACGGGCTGACTGGGAAATTGTCATGA